CTGACTTTGACTTCCCGGTATCATTCAACGTGACTTCGTTCATGGTAAGGGTTCCTGGCAGAGCATCGATGCAGGTTCAGGGCAATTCATTGCAAGGAGCGGCAGGAATGTTCAGAAACCTGAGACCTGGAGACGGTGTATATATCTTTGATATTAAAGCTACGGCTACCGGATTAGGCGGAACAATCGTACCGAATATTTCACCTGTATTAATTAATGTTCAATAATAAAACTATGAAAAAACATATTAGCAGTTTTTTAGTGTTGGTTTCGGGATTCATGTTTTCCCAGACTATCCTGAACGCTTCCTCTCCGGAAGAATTCAGAAAGATGAGAGCTGAGAACAAAATGAAAGTGGGAGATACTGTTATCGACAAAAAAGTAAAGCCGCTGGAATACGGGTTTGTTGATGAGAAAGATATCCTGAAAAGCATGTTTGTTTGGGAAGTGATTGATATGAACGATAAGATTAATCAGCCTTTCTACTATAACAACCCCGACGGATTATTATCTACACAGACGAAATCCCTGTATAAGCTTTTGCTTGACGGAGCATTAAGTGGCGAGATCAAGGAAGTTTATGATGATGAAAATTTTGTTCAGAGACTTGATGCTGAGCAGATTAAATCGAGACTGGTTGATGTAAGAGTTGATGACGAAGCAATTAATATCTTAAACAGCGGACGGCAGTTAACGGAGCAGGAGAAAAAAGAGCTTACTGACGTATACGAAACTACAACTGAAAAGGTAAAGGTTTTAAAAATGTTCGGTATGTGGTTTATCGATAAAAGAGACGGACAGCTGAAGTACAGGCCTTTAGGAATTGCTGCAATGGGTCCTGATCCAAAACTGATCGGCAGAACAACTCCTGACGGACAGCCTTTGCCTGGTGCAGATGAATTAATTGATCTTTTCTGGGTATATTATCCTAATGCAAGGGACATTTTGGCAAACAATTATGTTTACAACAGAAAAAATACCTCTGCAGATTTATCTTTCGATGATTTGATTAACGCCAGAAGATTCTCTTCGGTTATCTTTAAATCTTCAGCAGGATTAGGCGATGGAGTTATCAAAGACTATATCCCGAGAGATTCTGAAGAACAGTTGGAAGAAAGCGACAGAATTAAGGCGCAGATCCTTCAAATGGAAAATGATATGTGGAATTACTAAATTTCACTTGATAATTATAGAAAACCTGAGTACTTTTACTCAGGTTTTTTTTATTATGGAGAATGTAGAATATATTATTGTAGGAGACGGATACGCAGCACTTTTTTTTGCCCATCGGCTGATCAGGGATAAGAAATCATTTGTTTTATTTTCAGAAGGAAGGAAAAGTGCCTCACAGGTTTCTGCGGGAATTATTAATCCTGTAGTTCTTAAAAAGTTCACCACTTTCTGGAAAGCACAGGAGCAGATTGATTTCCTGAAAGAGTCCATAAAAGAAATTGAAGAATATACAGGAGAAAATTACCTGATTGATGCACCTGTCCACAGAATCTTCCATGATGAAAACGAACAGCAGCTCTGGCATAAAAAATCTCAAAAAGATGAGCTCGCAGATTTCTTGGACGAAAATTTCGATCATTTAGATACCGTAAAAAACGACTTTCATACCGGAAAGGTAAACCAGTCAGCACGATTAAAAGTTAACGCATTTTTCGCAGGGTTATTTAGCTTTCTGGATAACAGGAAGCAAATTGTTAGAGAAAAATTCGGGTATTCTGAACTGGATACTCAAAATTCAGTTTACAGGAATTATCAATTTAAGAATATTATCTTTTGTGAAGGAATCGGGGTAAAAGAAAATCCGTTTTTTTCAGACATTCCTCTGCAGCCTAATAAGGGGCACAATATCAAGGTAAAACTTTCCATACCGGTTCCTGAAAATATAACCTTCAAAAAGAAGCATTTCCTATTTCCGGTACAAAACGGGCTGTATTTTTATGGCGGTACCTATGACAGGGATCAGCTTCATAATGATGTTGATGCATCAGCAGTAGAACAGTTAAAAAAAGGGCTAGCCGAGTTCTATCCCCATGGTTTTGAAATCGAGGAAGTAAACTTCGGGTTCAGGCCAACGGTAAAAGACCGCAGGCCTATTCTCGGAAGGCATTCTGAATATCAGAACCTCTATGTTTTCAATGGTCTGGGTGCCAGAGGAATTCTGAACGGATGCTACTTTTCCAAAAGCCTGTATGATTTCATAGAACATGATATCCCTCTGCATGAAGAAGTTTCCCTGGAAAGATTTCTGTAAAGTTCTGCTTAAAACATTTAAAATTTCTGATTCTACAGCACTGAAAAGAGAAATGCAGGATATCTGAAGCTGTCTGTTAAAACTTAATCATTCTGTAATAACAATCATAATCATACTGTATACGACAAAAAATTCCTTATCTTGAAGTAAAGAATAAAAAATCGTATGGACGAAAATGTATTGGGAATTATAGCAGGGATTCTTACTTCGGTATCAATGATCCCGCAGCTTATAAAAGTAATCAAAAGTAAAAACGCTGAAGATCTCTCGTGGGTAATGCTTATGGTCCTTATTTCAGGACTTTCTTTATGGGTATGGTACGGATGTATACAAAAAGAGCTTCCGATCATTGTTTCGAATGCTTTTGCAGTTCTGGTGAATATTGCC
The sequence above is a segment of the Chryseobacterium sp. JJR-5R genome. Coding sequences within it:
- the gldN gene encoding gliding motility protein GldN, translating into MKKHISSFLVLVSGFMFSQTILNASSPEEFRKMRAENKMKVGDTVIDKKVKPLEYGFVDEKDILKSMFVWEVIDMNDKINQPFYYNNPDGLLSTQTKSLYKLLLDGALSGEIKEVYDDENFVQRLDAEQIKSRLVDVRVDDEAINILNSGRQLTEQEKKELTDVYETTTEKVKVLKMFGMWFIDKRDGQLKYRPLGIAAMGPDPKLIGRTTPDGQPLPGADELIDLFWVYYPNARDILANNYVYNRKNTSADLSFDDLINARRFSSVIFKSSAGLGDGVIKDYIPRDSEEQLEESDRIKAQILQMENDMWNY
- a CDS encoding FAD-dependent oxidoreductase, whose protein sequence is MENVEYIIVGDGYAALFFAHRLIRDKKSFVLFSEGRKSASQVSAGIINPVVLKKFTTFWKAQEQIDFLKESIKEIEEYTGENYLIDAPVHRIFHDENEQQLWHKKSQKDELADFLDENFDHLDTVKNDFHTGKVNQSARLKVNAFFAGLFSFLDNRKQIVREKFGYSELDTQNSVYRNYQFKNIIFCEGIGVKENPFFSDIPLQPNKGHNIKVKLSIPVPENITFKKKHFLFPVQNGLYFYGGTYDRDQLHNDVDASAVEQLKKGLAEFYPHGFEIEEVNFGFRPTVKDRRPILGRHSEYQNLYVFNGLGARGILNGCYFSKSLYDFIEHDIPLHEEVSLERFL
- a CDS encoding SemiSWEET transporter yields the protein MDENVLGIIAGILTSVSMIPQLIKVIKSKNAEDLSWVMLMVLISGLSLWVWYGCIQKELPIIVSNAFAVLVNIALLICCVMYKKKS